The DNA window GATGGAGAACCAAGGAGTGTGGGAGGCAGTCGATTTAGTAGAAGGCACAAAGATTGATGTCCGGATCGATAAGAAGGCGATGTCGCATCTTCTACAAACACTTCTAGAGGATCTTCTCATGCAAGTGGCAAATAAGAAGACGGCGAAGGAAGTGTGGGATTGTCTCAAAACAAGGTTCGTTGGCGCAGACCATGTGAAGAATGCACGATTGCCGACATTGAAGAATGAGTTTGATAGGATGCATATGAACGACAGTGAGTCGCTCGATTAATATGATGGTCGACTCACATCCATGTCGGTCAGGTACTCAAGCCTTGGAGAAACACTAAATGATGTTGCgataataaagaagctcttcgACACCGTGACAGAAAGGTTTATCAGTGTGGTAGCCGACATCGAGTAGTTTTACAACCTCGAGACGTCAACATTCGAGGAAGCTGTTGGAAGGCTGAAGGTCTTTCAGGAGCACACGCGCAAGAAAAACACAAGCTTTGGAGAAAACGAAGGACAAGTGCTACTCACTTAGGAGGAGTAGAAGGCACAGTTGAAAAATGATGAGAAAGACTCGTTGAACCAGTGGAAAAAGGATTACACATATAGTGGGACCCGTGGTCAAGGAGGTGGTACCCGAGGTAGAGGCCAAGGGAGAGGAGGCCGAAGAGCACCATCTCGGAAAGACCAAGAAAGTGGTTCAGGTGGTCGAGGAGCTCCTTGAGACAAGAGTCACATTCAGTATTTTAATTGCAACGAGATGGGACATTACTCCACACAATGTCGAGCAAAGAAGAACGAGGTAGCACACCTTACCTACGTAGACAATGTCGAACCAGCATTGCTTATGGCAATCTCAGAGGAGATTCCGCCAATCAATGTTATCATGAAATCACCaatgaatgaaatgaagttGACTCCAGAAATTCTAGAAGCTAAGAACGACGAGACATCAAGAGATGCTTGGTTCTTGGACAACGGCGCAAGAAATCACATGATTGGTGATAAAGAGAAGTTCTTTGAACTAGACGAGGCAATCGCCAGAAATGTGAAGTTCGGATATGGTTCCACGGTACAAATTTGTGAAAAAGGTTCTATCATGTTCGATTGCAAAAATGGCGACCAGTGGCTTCTCGAGGGAGTTTTTTTATTCCTTCTTTAAAAAGTAATCTAGTGAGTCTCGAGCAACTTACCGAGATAAGTCATAGGGTGGTGATGGACAAAGAAGAGCTTGAAGTCTTCTCTAAGAACCCTTCATGCCTTATCATGAAAGTGAGATGAACTCATAATCGACTAtatcaaattttcttaaaattagcAAAATCGGTTTGCCTTTTAGCTAATCTTGAAGATCCAAAGGGTGTCGAACCTTTCAAGAAGCAAATAATGGGGGAGTTtgagatgagtgatctcggaTTGTCATCATACTACCTTGGAATCGAGATAGATCAGTTCGAAGGAGGTGTCTCGATCAATCAGACATTATATGCCAAAAGGTGTTGAACCAATTTGGAATGCTTGATTGTAACTCAACAAATGTATCAATGGAGAATAGGGCTCAACTCTATAAGTATCCTGAAGGACAACCGGTTGATGCAACTGAATATCGAAGAGTCATTGATTGTCTATGTTATCTCTTTCAAACAAGGCTAGATCTTTTTTATGATGTTGGTGTTGTTAGTAGATTCATGGAGAGGTCAACTGAGATACATCACAAGGCAGTGAAATAGGTGCTTCGATACCTTCAAGGAACTATACACTTAGGTCTAGTATTTCAAAATGGTGTGGTGGAGAGGCGTAATCGAACAATGATGACCATGGCTAGGTTGTTGCTCAAAAGCATGGCAGTCCAGAAAAAATATTGGGGGGAGGCAGTTCGTCATTCAGTCCAACTTCTCAATCGGGTTCCAACCAAAGTTGTTCGAGACAAAACCCCATTTGAGATGTGGACTGGAATGAAGTCGCACCTAGCGCACCTTCGTGTGTTTGGGTGTACAGCGCACACCAAGGTGACCACTTCCCATCTGAAAAAGTTAGACGACAATTTTGGTGTCGAAGAAGGAAGTAAGACACACAGGTTGCTCGAACGACAAAATGGAAAGATTCATGTGAGTCGTGATGTTGTGTTCGAAGAAGGTTGATCGGTGTTCGTGATCTCGAACCACGCCAGGACTAAGGGGGAGAATGTTGGATTATTCCTGGCTATGATAACTTTTACAAATAAGTGGAAGATTTGCATTAATAAGAAAACAATAGATTTGTAATGAtgaggaaaacaaaatattttcaataatgaggaaaatataatatttgtaataaattttattaaattagaaaattaagcgtttttttatttagtataaataaagtgtACGTTGCTCTCATtagataagaaaaaataaaatataagagaaATAACAActcttataattgttttttaatatattaaagattttataaaaaaaaattctaagttttgTGAGTGATTTCATGGGTCAACATCATATCCATATAgtattaagtaaataataacatgagtttgtttaatttaatttttgtggAGAATTAATATATGGGACACACAGGGAATTAGATAGAAACTATGAGCTCAAAAAGTTACTTAATTCTACAAGAAGCATTTCAGCAGCAACCTCGTTCCAATTCACTACTCCcatgcatcatcatcatcactttGCCTGTTCCTAGTTAATCATTTTGTTCACAATAGGGATATTAGATAAAGATAATTAAAAGaagaatattaataatgataagaACAAGTACAGTCTTACCTTGTACCAATAATTAGGTGCTAGCTAGATTCCGTTGTTGGACTTCTTCATCAATTTCAACCTCAAACGAGTGGCACTTGTCATGACGGCTTCAAGTTTGTCCTCTACAAATCCAAAATAAGCTCGTCTCCACGACTGCTTTATCACTAGAGGGCCGATAAATCCCCAAAACCCAACCGCGAATCCCAAAGCTGCGCTAACCAAGATCCATCTCAACTCGTCTTTGTCGTCATCCTCGTGATCATTAGCATCAACAACGACAGTAGTAATGGGAGTGTCTGATATTGTGCGGTTATCATCAGAGCATTTGGTTGTCAATGGAGCCCCACAAAGTCGTGGATTATTCATGTATATGGAGTAGGGATCAGACAATGTCTGCAACTGATTTCCCGTTGGTATTCTTCCCTCGAAATCGTTGTAGGACAAGTTAAGGTGGTCTAAGGAGGTCATGTAGGCTAGGCTAGGTGGGAGCGGACCAGAAAGGCGGTTGAATGAAAGGTCGAGAGTCTCGAGCATTTTTAAGCTTCCTATTTGGTCTGGTATCCTTCCAGTCAAGTGATTCATTGACAAATTTAGAGACCAAAGTCTTGTAAGATTGGTGATCGCTTTCGGAATGACTCCTGTTAGATTATTCGCCGATAGGTCTATTAGGTTCACAAGGTAAAGAGTATCTTTATATGCAAACTCTGATCCCTTTGTATTAACCTTCACATCCTCCTTTGGATACTTATCCAAAGTATCgtttccatcagggatgtaatCATCAGctgtgaaggaagtgaagtaaCCCAAGCACAAAGGAATGGTGCCAGAAAGATGATTATGGGCCAGATCCAAGAAATGAAGCCTAGAAAGATTGCAAAGCTGTTTTGGGATATGGCCAATTAACAGATTTGATCTAAGCTTCAGAACTTTCAGCCTCGGTTTTGTGGTGTCTCTTATCCAAGACGGAATCTCTCCAGAGAACATGTTATCTGCAAGATTCAGCATTGACAATTGTGTGCAATTATGCAAAGAATGGGGAATCTCTCCACCAAGGTTGTTATTATTCAACATTAGATACCTTAAGAATCGAAGATTGCCCGTGGAACTCGGTATTTCTCCAACAAGTTTGTTATTACTCAACCATAGTTCATCTAATGAGCTCATATTTCCCATTGAGCTCGGTAGTTTCCCAACTAAGCTGTTATTATTCAACGATAGAGAACTTAATGATCTCATATTGCCCATCAAGCTAGGTATTTCTCCAACAAAGTTGTTATTATTCAACCATAGAAAATATAATGAGGTCATATTGCCCATCGAACACGGTATGCTGCCATGCAAATAGTTATTGGAAAGGTCATATACTGCCAAATTGGGCATCAGTTGGCCGATATTATGGGGTATAGTCCCATTCAACATATTGTTTCCCAAATTAAGCGAGTTTAtatttgaagaagaaaactGAGGAAGAGGACCTTCCAAGTGGTTGTAGGACAAATCAACTCGAATGAGATATTTCGAAACAAATGTATTTGACACTCTTCCACTCAAACTGTTGTTACTCAAGTCCAAATATTGAAGACTTGAACTTAGATTTAGAAACCAATCTGGTATGGGACCTGAAAGCATTGCATCAAACATTATAAGATATTTGAGCTTGTGTTGATTCCTTAGCCATGTTGGAAATCCGGGTCCCACTCGACATGAACTAATTCGCAAGTGCTCGAGTTTAAAAGGAGGGATCCAATCAGGAGTGATGGAAAATACCaaattaatattagtatatGAATATTGATGGATGTTCATCATTGTCAAGCTAGAGAGATTGTATAAATGTCGTTCAGTTATGACAGAGTTCAACGGATTACCGGAGAGTCTTAAAAGAGACAAACACGAGAGCTTTCCAAGACTTTCTGGAATTGATCCGTTGAGTTGATTCCATGAAATGTCAAATTGTACTAAGGATGTCAAGTTTCCAATAGATTTTGGAATATCTCCAACAAAATAGTTAAATGCCAAATCCAAAGTTTTCAAATTACTCAAATTTCCCAATGAATTCGGAAGAAACCCGCCCAAACTACAATAACTTAAGTCCAATATCTCCAACCTACTTGTATTACTTATTGTCTGAAACAAGTGGTCTGAAGAAGTCAAGTTAAGATCAATACCACTAAAATCAAGATGTTTTAAAGATGAGAGTTCAGAAAGCCAACTCATGTCATTCCCCACAAGATTGTTGAAATCTTGCTTATAACTTTCTTCAATGCTAATGCCAAGGACAAGATAAACCAAATTTGAGAGATTCCCAAGTTGTGGAGGAACAACTCCACCAAACGAGGAGCCAGAGAGATTAAGATATCTCAATCTCTCAAATGAGCCAATGAAGCTTGGGATTGATAATCCTTTAAAATTGTTCATACTAAGATCTAAGTATCTTAACTCTTTCAGATTTACAAGCGAGGAATTAAGTTTACCTGAAATTTCATCGTCATAATAAGAATCTTGGTTTCGGAGGTTAAGACTGATGACTCGACCAGTCTTGACATTGCATTCAACACGATTCCACTTGCAGCAGTCAACACTAACGTTCCATGAAGATAACATTCCAGAAGGATCAACCAAATCTTCTTTGAATGAGAGAAGAGCATTTCTCTCCATCTCTATGCAACCATCTCCGTTCACCAAGAATTGCAAAAACAATGACATAATAAGAAGCAGTTCCATGAAGGTTTTGTCAATAGTAGTCATATGTTTGATATTTCTTTACACTCCTCCCTTAGAGAATATGagcaattaattgttttatagtACTATCCTCCATCTTTTGGCTCCCATATTATATGCATAATcttatttgataatatgattTTGGCCTACTTTATGAAATATCactatatttgtttgtttaataatGGAATAAATGTTTTACAAACTTTTTGGTTAATAGATATTTTGCTctttttgttgaattatttttagCCATGATCCAGCCTTTTGCAGGATGTAACCGTTTACATATAATACAATCAGTTAATTTGATCttctttctatttaaaaaaaaaataaactattttagtTGATTGAGGAATGTAATAATATCattgcaaaaaataaatttactaatGAATCAATATGAGGTCCAATAACAATAcaagttaataattatttaataaaaaagaaattaaagttaggtgtaacatcattttcattttcgtTGACTTACTTAATCAACTCAGTCaactaataaaacaaataatctcatgttaattataattgatCAATGGATGGTGTGGAAAATGAGATTAATGATTAGTGTGGAAAATGGTTGGACTTGAAGTTCAATGGTCGGTTTTAATTAGAATAGCAAGctggataaatatatattttaattattttattaccaTTTTCAtacatcttttattattttttttgtaatttccctatatatatatataattcttaggAACAAATCAACAAGTCTAATATAACACAAAAATGATCCATATGTGGCAAATTAAGATTAGAGTTGATTACATGACCACATGATCAATATTAGGGGTTTTGAACTTTcataattgtttgttttttggGATGGTGCAATGTTATAAGTTTTTCTTCATCGTATCCGGACAGTCAAAGACATGTTTGACGCGAGTTCTAATGGTTTTGCAATGAGAATCAGGTATATGTGAAGACTATATGTTGAAGAGTTAGCTTTATATGATAAAGTGTTGAACTTTGTGAGGCATAAAGTGGTGAGTTCTTCTTTGTGTGATATTTGCGTTgacaaaatattgataattttaagtttattcatTGTTACTCTTTAATTGTGAAGAATGTTCCTTACAATCTCTTATGAGGGGAGTTGTGAACTTTAAGTTCCCATcgaagatctcgttctttggatggagTGTGACAAATGATAAATGCATGAAAATGGTGTATTATGGCAAATCGTTATAGAATGTGTCATAAAGAGGTGAAGTTGACGTCTCACTTGCTCTTACATTGTGATTGGAGTGATTGcaatttaaagtttattatGAAACATGAATGGTATACAGTGGTTTAAGCCGAAAATCATCGTTAGTTGTTGGGAAGTGTTGATAGAGATTGTGAGTTCGATTGGTCTGAGCCGTTGGGCCCCTATCTCGTCTATCTTCTGGTGGATCATTTAAAGGAACCGTAGAACATTCAATGATCGTTATCGATCGATGcgtttaattcataattctattattatgacaatcaTGGAGGTTCATTAGGTAAATCAGTTGAGGCAGTTCtcgttaaaatttgttttttatttgatcattagtgaattattttgtgttttactttttttaatttttaatatttttgtcgTTGAGTTTAAACTAAACTCGTTTAAATCATTTTGGATGAACCATTCTTTTtagaaatttgtttattt is part of the Impatiens glandulifera chromosome 1, dImpGla2.1, whole genome shotgun sequence genome and encodes:
- the LOC124924356 gene encoding LRR receptor-like serine/threonine-protein kinase FLS2; the protein is MERNALLSFKEDLVDPSGMLSSWNVSVDCCKWNRVECNVKTGRVISLNLRNQDSYYDDEISGKLNSSLVNLKELRYLDLSMNNFKGLSIPSFIGSFERLRYLNLSGSSFGGVVPPQLGNLSNLVYLVLGISIEESYKQDFNNLVGNDMSWLSELSSLKHLDFSGIDLNLTSSDHLFQTISNTSRLEILDLSYCSLGGFLPNSLGNLSNLKTLDLAFNYFVGDIPKSIGNLTSLVQFDISWNQLNGSIPESLGKLSCLSLLRLSGNPLNSVITERHLYNLSSLTMMNIHQYSYTNINLVFSITPDWIPPFKLEHLRISSCRVGPGFPTWLRNQHKLKYLIMFDAMLSGPIPDWFLNLSSSLQYLDLSNNSLSGRVSNTFVSKYLIRVDLSYNHLEGPLPQFSSSNINSLNLGNNMLNGTIPHNIGQLMPNLAVYDLSNNYLHGSIPCSMGNMTSLYFLWLNNNNFVGEIPSLMGNMRSLSSLSLNNNSLVGKLPSSMGNMSSLDELWLSNNKLVGEIPSSTGNLRFLRYLMLNNNNLGGEIPHSLHNCTQLSMLNLADNMFSGEIPSWIRDTTKPRLKVLKLRSNLLIGHIPKQLCNLSRLHFLDLAHNHLSGTIPLCLGYFTSFTADDYIPDGNDTLDKYPKEDVKVNTKGSEFAYKDTLYLVNLIDLSANNLTGVIPKAITNLTRLWSLNLSMNHLTGRIPDQIGSLKMLETLDLSFNRLSGPLPPSLAYMTSLDHLNLSYNDFEGRIPTGNQLQTLSDPYSIYMNNPRLCGAPLTTKCSDDNRTISDTPITTVVVDANDHEDDDKDELRWILVSAALGFAVGFWGFIGPLVIKQSWRRAYFGFVEDKLEAVMTSATRLRLKLMKKSNNGI